The Haloprofundus salinisoli region TTCCAGTATCATGTCGATAAACTCGGTGGGATCGACCGGCTTCGTAAGGTACCCGTTCGCACATAGCTCGTAGGACTGGACGATGTCGATTTCGGCTTCCGAACTCGTGAGGACGATAATCGGGATGTGCCGCCGGTCAGAGTCCCCGTGGAGCTCTTCGAGCACCTCGTCTCCGTTCTTTCGAGGGAGGTTGAGATCTAACAGCACGAGGTCGGGCCGAGGTGCGTCGGCGTAGTCGTTTCGTTGAAAGAGGAAATCGAGGGCGTCGACGCCGTCGTTGACGACGTGGAGTGTATTTTTGATCATCCCGTCTTTGAACGCCTCTTTCGTGAGACGGACGTCGCCAGGATTATCCTCGACGAGGAGAATGTCGACCGGCTTGGTACTTCTCTGCTCACTTGTCATCTAATCACCTGATGGACGTTGACAAAACACTCGGTGGGCACGGCGAACTGCTCCTCCCTGTGGGCCTCGGTCGCGTCGAACACCTTCTCAAACTCACCAATCATCGTTCTCTGAAATGAACAGTCTGTACATTCCCGGTTGGAACACGACATCAGAACGTTATCTCTTCGAATCTGCGTTCCCGTCGACGGAGACTATGCCACCGCTACTGACGGTCACCTCGTAGCCGTTGTTGGGAAAGTCGATCTGGAGGGAAGGGTTGCTACGTTCAGTTGTTTCGACAAGCGTGTCCAGAGCCTCTGGATCAATGGTCTCATAGAGCGGGTCAAGTTCCGCCTGATCGGCTTCTTCGAGAGCGGCAATCCTCTCAACAACTGCCTGGCTTGGTGTGACAGTCTCCAGTTTTGTGTTCATGTTGGGAGCTATGCTCATTGATTGATCGTATAGAGAGGCACCGTCTTCCACTAAATATTCGAGGAAGCTTATCTTTTCGAATCTATATAATGTAAAATTTGATACCTTAGCGGTTGTAAGTTATCCAGTTCTTGTGCAAAGAGCCCGAAACACGGATGGTTCTGAACTGCTGTTGTCGGTGCCCTAGAAGTCGTCGAGCGTCACGATGTCTCTGCGAAGCGCGTGCGGTTGAGTGCCTCGAAGCACGCCTCCAGGTGTCCGTGAGGGTGTACGCGACCTTTGATACAGTAGAGTTAAATCAGGTTTCGGACCTGAACTGCCAAGCCAGGAGTGGGATTTGAACCCACGAAGTCTCGATTACAAGTCGAGTGCATGAACCGCCCATGCTCTCCTGGCGCGCCGTCAGTTACCGGTCCGTCGGGTCGTTATTATCGTTTTCGACACGCTTCTCCAACTCGACGCGATGGAGACGGTAGCCGCGGCGCTCGTACAGTCGGCGAGCGGCCTCGTTGTCAGCCATCGCGTCGAGGCGGACCACGCACGCACCGGCGTCGGCGAGAGCGCTCTCGGCGGCGTCCAACAGCGCACTCCCGACGCCCTCGTTTCGGTACGCCGGCTCGACGTAGACGTTCTGAATCGTGCCGCGAGAGACGTCCTGCTCGTAACCGTCGGCTTCCGGTTCGAACATCACGAAGCCGACGATCTCGGGGTCGCGGGCGACGAGTAAGCCGCCGATGACGATGTGGCGCGTAATCGCGTCGTAAATCTTCTCGCGGTTCGCGTCGGCGCAGAGGTGCGACCCGAACTCGCGTTGTCCGGCCGCAAGCGCCACCCACAGCTCCGCGATACGGGCTGCCTCGGCCATCTCCGGGTGCTCTATCTGGACGCTCACGTGGGTTCGTCTCCGTCTCGGCGCGCGGAATCGTCTCCGTTCGTCTCGATAACATATTTTCAACGGCGACCATCATAGAGTTTTCCGCAATCGGCATCCGTGAGTGCCTTTCTGCGTCGGAATGAAGAAACACTTATAAGTATTTCACGTCCGCACACATCATGGTGATAGTTAACAATGGGTATCGCTGAAACCTACTCTCGGAGCCGTCAGTTCGTCGATAGACGACCGCTGACGCACACAGTCGGCGCTGCGGCGGGAGTCGTTCTCGTGCTGTATCTCCTGTGGGTGCTCGTCGCGCAGTTGGCGAGCGGAGAGTTGCGAATCTACCAACTCAGCGGGCTGATGTGGGACGGACTGATGCGCGGACTCGTCATCGGTCTCGCGGGCGTCGGCCTGTCGATGACGTACAGCATCCTGAACTTCGCGAACTTCTCGCACGGCGACTACATCTCCGCCGGCGCGTTCTCGGGGTGGGCGACGACGTATCTAATCGCCGGTCTCGGCCGGGCCGACATCGGGTCGCTGTTGCTCGTCGGCGCGGGCGGGTCGGTGTTCGGCGGCGCGCTCGGCGTCGGCATCTCGACGACGCCGCTGGCGGTCGTCCTCGGCGTCGTCGTCGCCGGCGTCGGCGCGGTACTGCTCTCGTTGTTCGTCGACCGAACCGTGTTCAAACCGCTTCGCGGCGAGGACGGCATCACGCTGCTCATCGCCAGTATCGGCGTCGCCTTCGCGCTTCGCTACCTCATGCAGTTCGTCTTCGGCTCCGACGTCAGAGGAACGACCTCGCAACCGCCGGCGTACTCGTTTTACGTCGTCGACGGGTGGCTTCGCATCAACTACCACGACATGACGCTTCTCGTCGTCGCCGTCGGCCTGATGGTCGGCGTCCACCTGCTGCTGCAGCGCAGTAAACTCGGCAAGGCGATGCGCGCGATGTCGGACAACGGTGACCTCGCCCGCATCACGGGTATCCCGACCGAGCACGTCGTCCGATGGACGTGGATCATCGGCGGCGCGCTCACCGGTGTCGCGGGGTACATCTTCGTCCTCTGGAAAGGGACGCTCGCCTTCGACGACGGGTGGCTGCTCCTCCTGTTGATCTTCGCGGCGGTCATCCTCGGCGGTATCGGGTCGGTGTACGGCGCTATCGCCGGCGGCATCGTCATCGGTCTCACCGCGTCGATGGCCGTCATCTGGATTCCGTCGGCGTTCGCCCGCGCGGCGGCGTTCGCCGTGATGATTTTACTCCTGCTGGTGCGTCCGCAGGGCATCTTCGCCGGGAGGACGACGGCATGAGCGCTGACGGCGAAAACGAGAGCGCGACGAGGAGTCGCGTCGGCGACGTGCTAGGGAGACTCCGCGACGGCGACGCGGGACTGATTCTACTCGTCCTCGGGGGCATCTACCTCGCGTACATTCTCAGCGGCGTCGTCCTCGGCTACCAACTTCGCGGACAGTTGAACTCGATCGCCGCGCTGACGTTCTACATCGGTGTCTTCGCGCTGTTGGCGCTGGCGCTGAACCTCCACTGGGGGTACACCGGTCTGTTCAACATCGGCGTCGTCGGCTTCATGGCCGTCGGCGTCTACGTGATGGCGCTCGTCTCGAAACCCGTCTACACCTCCGGCGGGGCCGCACAGGTCGGCGGTCTCGGACTGCCGCTGTGGGTCGGCGTTCTCGCCGGGATGCTCGCGGCGGCGGTGTTCGGCTTCATCGTCGCGTTGCCGGCGTTACGACTGCGGGCGGACTACCTCGCCATCGTCACCATCGCGATGTCCGAAATCGTCCGCTTCTCGTTTCTCTCCAGCGAGTTTCAGCGGTTCGAGCTGTTCGGCAACCGCGTCGGCTTCGGCGGCGGGTCGGGGCTCATCCTCGACTACACCGCGCCGCTGGAGGCCTTCTTCCGGACGTTCGGCCTCTGGGACGCGTACATCAGCTTCGTGACGGCGTTCGGCTCGTTCGGCCCGTTAAGTCTGAACAACCCGAAACCCATCGTCGACAACCTCGTCTACGGCGGGGTGCTGCTACTGTTCGTCGCGGGCTACTACTGGCTCCTGAAGCGGACCGGCGAGTCGCCGTTCGGACGCGTCCTGAAGGCGATTCGCGAGGACGAGGACGTGGCGAACGCGCTCGGCAAGAACACCAACCAGTTCAAGGTGAAGTCGTTCATGCTCGGCTGTGCGCTCATGGGTCTCGCCGGCATCCTCTGGCTGGCCGGCCAGGGCGCGGTGACGCCGAACTTCTTCCGCCCCCGCGTCACCTTCTTCGTCTGGATCGCGCTCATCATCGGCGGTGCGGGGTCGAACACGGGCAGCATCCTCGGCGGTGCTATCTTCGCGGGCGTCCTGTACCAGGGACCGCTCTACCTCAAGAACGTCCTGGAAGCCGTGCTCCCGCAGACGAACGCGCCAAACGGCTTCGGGCCGGCGGTGGCACCCATCTTCCAGTCGTTCGACGTGCTCCCGTTCGTCTGGTACACCCTCGACAGCATCCGACAGCTCCAGTTGGTCATCATGGGCCTCGTGCTCATCTGGCTGATGCACAACCGGCCCGAGGGGCTGCTCGGTCACCGCAAGGAGATCGCGGCGAGTATCGACCTCTCGCGGCCGAGTACGCGGCCGTCGACGCCGGCGACCGCCGCCGACGGAGGTGAGCGCGATGAGTGAAACGAGCGGACCGAACGAGGCGGTACCGACGGAGACGGAGGCCGACGATATGAGCGAGCCAACGGAGACGACGGAGTCGACGACCGACCAGCAACCGAGGGAGGCGGCTGACGACCCGGCGTCGGCGGGCTCCGCCGAGTATCCGCTCCGCGTTGAGAACCTCCGCAAGACGTTCGGCGGCATCGTCGCCGTCGACGACGCGAGCTTCGAGGTCGAGCGCGGCACGCTCACCGGCCTCATCGGCCCCAACGGCGCGGGCAAGTCGACGACGTTCAACCTCATCACCGGGATGTACGCGCCCGACCGGGGACGCGTCGTCTTCAACGGCGAGGAGATTACCGGACTTCGCCCGTACCGCGTCGCCGACAGAGGTCTGGTGCGGACGTTCCAAATCGCGCGCGAACTCTCCGAGATGACCGTCTTGGAGAACATGATGCTCGCGCCGAAACAGCAGCGCGGCGAAGCGCTGTGGCGTTCCGTGACGCCGGGGGTGCGAAGCGGCGTGGTCGAACAGGAGGAGGAGCTGCTCGACAGGGCGTGGGAGATGCTCGACTTCTTCGAGATAGACCACCTCGCCGAGGAGTACGCGGGCAACCTCTCGGGCGGTCAGCGGAAACTGCTGGAGATGGCGCGCGCGCTCCTGACGGACCCGGAGATGCTGCTCCTGGACGAACCGTTCGCCGGCGTCAACCCCTCGCTGGAGCGCCGCCTGCTCGATCACATCCACGAACTGCGCGAACAGGGCTACACGTTCCTGTTGGTCGAACACGATATGGACCTCATCATGGAGAACTGCGAACACGTCATCGTCATGCACCAAGGGAAGGTGCTCACCGAAGGGTCGCCGCTGGAGATAAAGCAGAACGAACAGGTCGTCGAGGCCTACCTCGGAGGCACCGTATGACGCTTCTGAGAGTGCGCGACCTCGATGCCGGCTACGGCGACTTACAGATCCTCACCGACGTCGAGCTGAACGTCGAAGACGGCGAGTACGTCACCATCGTCGGCCCCAACGGCGCTGGCAAGTCGACGGTGATGAAGTCCGTCTTCGGGCTGACGACCCACATGGGCGGCACCGTCACCTTCGTCGACACCGACATCACCGACGCGAACCCCGAGGACATCATCCGCCTCGGTCTCGGCTACGTCCCGCAGAACGACAACGTGTTCGGGGCGCTCACTGTCCAGGAGAACCTCGAAATGGGTGCGTACATCCTCGACGACGTCCCCCAACGTTCGCTCGACGCGGTGTACGACCGGTTCCCTATCCTCGAAGAGCGGCGCGAGCAGAAGGCCGGAACGATGAGCGGCGGGCAACAGCAGATGCTGGCGATGGGCCGCGCGCTGATGCTCGACCCTGACCTGCTGCTCCTCGACGAACCGAGCGCCGGCCTCGCACCGGACCTCGTCGACGAGATGTTCGACAAGATAGACGAGATCAACGAGGCGGGGACGGCCGTCCTGATGGTCGAACAGAACGCCAAGGAGGCGCTCAGACGCTGTGACCGCGGCTACGTCCTCGTTAACGGGCAGAACCGCTACATGGACACCGGACGGGCGCTGTTGGACGACGAAGAGGTCAGACGGGATTTCCTCGGCGGGTAGTCGGTCGTCGCGGTCTCTGCCTCTGCTTCGCGGTACTCCGAAACGGCTTTTTCCGACGCGCGAGCGTGTAGACGCCATGCGAGAGAACCACCGTTCGATGCCCGAGCAACAGCAAGTCGCAGCGTTTCTCGACCAGTACGAGATGCGCGCCGACCCGGCGTATCAGCTTCTCGACCTCACGTCCGAAGTCGGCGAACTCGCCGCCGACGCGACGAAATCCTCGCAGTGGGGCGCGTCGCCGGAGAACCTCGACGTGAAGACGGACGAACTCGGCGACGCGCTGTTCTCGCTTCTGGCCGTCGCCGAGTCGCTCGACATCGACGCGGGCGACGCGCTCCGCGAGTCCCTCGAGAAGTATCAGCGACGTATCGTCGACACTGGGAGCGCGTCGTCGGACGAATAAAATCGGAGTCGGGCGAGTTCAGTTGCCGAGCGCCGTATCGATGACCGAGGAGTACGACGACTCGCCGATGTTGAACGACACCTGATTCGTGACCGTCCCGTCGAACTCGCTCTCGAACACTTCAGCGAAGCGCTCGGAGAGCTGCTGGCCGTAGTCGTTGTTGACGTACAGCGTCGCCGCGGAACTGGCGCCGAGACGCTGAGAGGCGACCTGCGCCATCACGCGGCCCTGCAGGAAGTCGGAGGGCGCGGTCCGGAAGATGAAGTCGTTGTCGTCGAGGTTCGACACCGACAGCGCCGTGCTCGACGGCGAACAGCCGACGACCTCGTTCGGGATGAACGCCTGCTGGGAGACGGGGACGTTGACGCCGGAGGACGCCGACCCACACACCGCGGGTACGCCCGCGCTGACGAGCGAGTTCGCCGCCGCGACGCCGGAGTCCGGCGAGGTCTGGGTGTCTTCGATCTGGGCGTTGACCGAGAGGTCGATGCCCGCGTCGTTTACCTGCTTCACGGGTATCTGCGCCGCTCGAATCATCGGCTGACCGACCGACGCCAGGTCGCCGGTTTCCGGCAGCAGGATGCCGACCGACACCTCGCGCCCGAGTCCGCCGGGGGCGCTGTCGGCCGAGTCGCCGGCCCCCTCGGGGCTGTCGCCCTCGAACGACTGCGTCTCCAGCGTGGACGTCTCCTGAGAGCTCTGCCCCGCGAACTCCCAGATGGCGTACGCCGCCGACGCCGGGTCACCCTTCTCGTCGAAGTTCGTCGCGCTCGACGCGCCCTGGAAGTTGATGTCGTCGCCGTTGGCGGCCGCCTCGACCGCTTCGACGAAGTTCTGCGGGCCGAACTCCTCGCCGCCGGGGTTGGCGATGCGACGGAGTTGGTCGCGAATCGCCGGTCCGCTGTTCTCGCCGGCGGCGGCGTTCGCCAAGATGAGAAGCGCCACCGAGTCGTACGACTGGGAGGTGAAGACGCTGGGAGCGGCGTTGTACTCGTCCTGAAACAGTTGGTTGAACGCGTCCTGGTTCGGACCGCCCGCCGCCGGCGCGGTGCCGGTGACGTTCGCCATGTCGTTGCCGACCTGCGCCGGCATCGACCCGTCCTGCAGCCCGTCGGGCACGAGAATCGATTCGCTCCCGTCGCTGGCGCTGTAATAGTCGCGGAACAGTTGGATACCGCTCTCGGGGTAGCCGATGACGATGAGCGAGTCGGGACCGTCCCCACCGCCGCCGTTGCCGCCGCTGCCGCCGTTGCCGCCGCCTCCGCCGTTGCTTCCGTTGCCGCCGCCGTTGCCGCCGTCTCCGCCGTCGTCACCGGGACCTTGTACACAGCCGGCGAGACCGACCGCGCCGGTTACACCGACCGCTTTCATGAAGTTTCGTCGTTGGATACCACGTGTCATGTTACCGCATGGGAAGGGGTAGTTTATAAAGCTACGCCTTCTGCGTTGACACGTGTCGCCGCGGGTCACGGCGCAGTCGCGCGGTTGCGACGCCAACGACGAAGAGCTATACCGCTCGTTTACACTTCTCGGCAGTCCGAGCAGACGAGTTGCCCGTTGACGTTCGAGAGCGTCCGCGCCAACGAGCCACACACTTCGCAGATACTCTGCGAGGAGTACGCCTCCGCGTCGATGCCCCCGTTGGTCTCGGCGTTCGGCGGGCCGCCGGTGTCACCGAACTCGGGGCCGTCCGCGGGCGGGCGGTCCTGCCCCTCCGCTCGCATCTCCTCTTGGGTCAGCGTCGCCGCCATCAGCACGTCGCGTTCAGTGAGCAGACCGACGAGTTCGCCGTTGTCGACGACGAGCGCCCACGGCGTCGCCTCCGAGCGCATCCGGTCTTCGGCGACGACGAGCGCCATCTCCGACTCGACTGTCGGCTCGGGGTCGGTCATCACCGCCGAGACGGGCGTGTCGGCGCCCTCGTTTAACACGACGCCGAGCGCCGTTCGCGAGGAGACGACGCCGACGGGTTGGTTGCCCCGGAGGACGACGATGCAGTCGGCGTCTTCTTCGAACATCAACTCCGCGGCCGCCCGTACCGAGTCCGACTCGCTCACCCCGACGAACTCCCGCTCCATGGCATCACTTACCGTGACATCAGTGTTCATACCACAGTGTTTGCCCGAATCGGGCTAAAGTCTACCTCCAGTAGAGTTAATCCGGCGGACGTGCTATCTCTCTGTTCGCAGATTCGAGCCTCCGAGGGGCGCCCTCGCGCCGACCGGCGGAAACAGTAAGTTCAAACCGCTCGGCGCACGCGTACCGAGTAATGACTATCCCCTCGTTCGTCATCGGCATCGCGGGCGGCACGGGGGCGGGGAAAACCACCGTCTCACGACTCATCACCGAGAGCGTCGGCGAGTCGGTGACGCGAATCCCGCTCGACAACTACTACGAGGACCTCAGCCACCTCGAGTTCGAAGAACGGACCGAGGTTAACTACGACCACCCCTCGGCGTTCGAGTGGGAGCTGCTACGCGAGCAGTTGCGCTTGCTCACCGAGGGCCAGCCCGTCGAGATGCCGCAGTACGACTTCGAGGCTCACAACCGGAAGGACGAACGCGTGACCGTCGCCCCGACGGACGTCATCATCCTCGAAGGGATTCTCTCGCTGTACGACGAAGAGGTAAACGAGATGATGGACCTGCGTCTGTACGTCGAGACGGACGCCGACGTCCGTATTCTCCGCCGTATCGACCGCGATGTGGTCGAACGCGGGCGGGACCTGGAGGGCGTCATCGACCAGTATCTCTCGACGGTCAAGCCGATGCACGAGCAGTTCATCGAGCCCACGAAGAAGCACGCCGACCTCATCATCCCCGAGGGAGCCAACAGCGTCGCTGTCAACCTGTTAGAGGAGAAAGTGCGCGCGGAGGTTACCGGCGACGTCGCGCGCGACTGGGAGCGGGAGACGTTCGACCGCGAGGTGTCGGATGCGGTGACGCTGAGCGAGTCCGAACCCTAGCTCACGACCGACTACGGGTGAAGTTCTCTGCGCCCTCGTAGAACCAGAGTCCGTTGTCGCGCATGGCGCGACCGACCGCCCTGTGGAAGTCGACGAAGTCCGAGAACTCCTCCTGGTCGACGTGCGCGAAGACGTCGCGAAGCGCGACGACGCGTTCGTAGTCGAGACGGATCGGGTCGTCGCCGTACTCGGCGACGAACTCGTCGCGGTTCAGCGGGAAATCCTCGTCTTCGTCGATCTTCTTGGCGATGACGGCGTGGCCGTACTTGCGACGTCCTTCGCTGCCCTGTTCGCCGTCGGGGTCGTGTGGCCAGTCCATACCCGGCAGTTGGGCGGTGGTCGCAAAACCGTTACCCTTCTCAGCCCACCGTCACTGCGTGTGCGGATACGCGTCCAGTTCGACGAACGACGCCGACCCGCAGGCGGCGCACTCGGTCGGCGGGTCGTAGTGGTGCTCGCCGCCGTCGCTCCTGACGACCGTTCCGGCGTACATGAGGTGACAGTTCTTGCAGACGAACTCGCGCGGACGTTCGGGTACGTGTGACATACGGTTTCGTCGGCGCCTGGAGATTTGTAATTTCGTTGTGTCTTTCCTGAGTGTTCGAGCGGGCGGACGCACGGCTCGCCGTGTGTGCACGTCAGAACGCGGTGGGACTGGGATTCGAACCCAGGAGGCCGAAGGCCACCTGCTTTCAAGGCAGGCGCAATAGTCCACTCTGCCATCCCACCCACATAGTGTGAGTACGACCCGGCGCTGTCGCGCGATTTCGTGGCTTCAAACCACGAAACCCAATGACGACCATTCAGACCATCGAGGCTCGATTGAACAGCCCCAAACGTCGTGAGATCGCCACCAGCGGGGTCTGTACGCATGTATAAGCCCGAAAAAGTTGAAGGTATCGTTATTATTCCCGGCCCGACGGGGGACGACCTCAACGAGCGACAGCTGATTGCGTACAAGCGACTGAAAAGACCTCATCAAGTGGCTCTCCCGGATGGGGAAGTAGCCCGACACGCTTGAAGGATACGCGCACGACACGGCGAAGAACTACGCGAGTATTCTCGACAAGTTCCACCGGTGGGCTTGGAGCATCAAGGCGCGAGTGTACATCATCCGTCACATCAAGCGCCATCTGAGCCACGCTGAGCAGACTGTGAGTTTCGGGGATACGAGCGCATGATGTCCCACAATTGTCGAAGGGAGAGAGGAGTTGAAACAGTAAGTTCGCTATGCGGCTGAGTCTCTAGTAAGCCGTTCTGCGAATTTTTCTGGTTTTGAGAGCAGTTTGGAGACGCGATGACCGCTCGAAATGTGGGCAGTAGAGAATTAGGGAAGCAGAGGGCATTGAGACTACTGTACAGAGAGTTGCATAGGTAGCCCTGTTAAAACCATGAAATCGTGACGGTGATTCCGCGCTGAAGCGACCCGGTTCACGTCAACATATTAGGGTGGCTCCCGAAGAATAGGGTATGGTCGAACTGGACAACATAGACCGAGGTATTTTACACGAACTCCAGCTCGATGCGCGGAATCAGACTGCCCAAGCGATTGCCGACAAGGTCGATGTGTCC contains the following coding sequences:
- a CDS encoding response regulator produces the protein MTSEQRSTKPVDILLVEDNPGDVRLTKEAFKDGMIKNTLHVVNDGVDALDFLFQRNDYADAPRPDLVLLDLNLPRKNGDEVLEELHGDSDRRHIPIIVLTSSEAEIDIVQSYELCANGYLTKPVDPTEFIDMILELERFWLSIMRLPTETDLD
- a CDS encoding HalOD1 output domain-containing protein, which translates into the protein MEDGASLYDQSMSIAPNMNTKLETVTPSQAVVERIAALEEADQAELDPLYETIDPEALDTLVETTERSNPSLQIDFPNNGYEVTVSSGGIVSVDGNADSKR
- a CDS encoding GNAT family N-acetyltransferase; this translates as MAEAARIAELWVALAAGQREFGSHLCADANREKIYDAITRHIVIGGLLVARDPEIVGFVMFEPEADGYEQDVSRGTIQNVYVEPAYRNEGVGSALLDAAESALADAGACVVRLDAMADNEAARRLYERRGYRLHRVELEKRVENDNNDPTDR
- a CDS encoding branched-chain amino acid ABC transporter permease — translated: MRGLVIGLAGVGLSMTYSILNFANFSHGDYISAGAFSGWATTYLIAGLGRADIGSLLLVGAGGSVFGGALGVGISTTPLAVVLGVVVAGVGAVLLSLFVDRTVFKPLRGEDGITLLIASIGVAFALRYLMQFVFGSDVRGTTSQPPAYSFYVVDGWLRINYHDMTLLVVAVGLMVGVHLLLQRSKLGKAMRAMSDNGDLARITGIPTEHVVRWTWIIGGALTGVAGYIFVLWKGTLAFDDGWLLLLLIFAAVILGGIGSVYGAIAGGIVIGLTASMAVIWIPSAFARAAAFAVMILLLLVRPQGIFAGRTTA
- a CDS encoding branched-chain amino acid ABC transporter permease, whose product is MSADGENESATRSRVGDVLGRLRDGDAGLILLVLGGIYLAYILSGVVLGYQLRGQLNSIAALTFYIGVFALLALALNLHWGYTGLFNIGVVGFMAVGVYVMALVSKPVYTSGGAAQVGGLGLPLWVGVLAGMLAAAVFGFIVALPALRLRADYLAIVTIAMSEIVRFSFLSSEFQRFELFGNRVGFGGGSGLILDYTAPLEAFFRTFGLWDAYISFVTAFGSFGPLSLNNPKPIVDNLVYGGVLLLFVAGYYWLLKRTGESPFGRVLKAIREDEDVANALGKNTNQFKVKSFMLGCALMGLAGILWLAGQGAVTPNFFRPRVTFFVWIALIIGGAGSNTGSILGGAIFAGVLYQGPLYLKNVLEAVLPQTNAPNGFGPAVAPIFQSFDVLPFVWYTLDSIRQLQLVIMGLVLIWLMHNRPEGLLGHRKEIAASIDLSRPSTRPSTPATAADGGERDE
- a CDS encoding ABC transporter ATP-binding protein, producing the protein MSEPTETTESTTDQQPREAADDPASAGSAEYPLRVENLRKTFGGIVAVDDASFEVERGTLTGLIGPNGAGKSTTFNLITGMYAPDRGRVVFNGEEITGLRPYRVADRGLVRTFQIARELSEMTVLENMMLAPKQQRGEALWRSVTPGVRSGVVEQEEELLDRAWEMLDFFEIDHLAEEYAGNLSGGQRKLLEMARALLTDPEMLLLDEPFAGVNPSLERRLLDHIHELREQGYTFLLVEHDMDLIMENCEHVIVMHQGKVLTEGSPLEIKQNEQVVEAYLGGTV
- a CDS encoding ABC transporter ATP-binding protein, giving the protein MTLLRVRDLDAGYGDLQILTDVELNVEDGEYVTIVGPNGAGKSTVMKSVFGLTTHMGGTVTFVDTDITDANPEDIIRLGLGYVPQNDNVFGALTVQENLEMGAYILDDVPQRSLDAVYDRFPILEERREQKAGTMSGGQQQMLAMGRALMLDPDLLLLDEPSAGLAPDLVDEMFDKIDEINEAGTAVLMVEQNAKEALRRCDRGYVLVNGQNRYMDTGRALLDDEEVRRDFLGG
- a CDS encoding MazG nucleotide pyrophosphohydrolase domain-containing protein, translating into MPEQQQVAAFLDQYEMRADPAYQLLDLTSEVGELAADATKSSQWGASPENLDVKTDELGDALFSLLAVAESLDIDAGDALRESLEKYQRRIVDTGSASSDE
- a CDS encoding ABC transporter substrate-binding protein produces the protein MTRGIQRRNFMKAVGVTGAVGLAGCVQGPGDDGGDGGNGGGNGSNGGGGGNGGSGGNGGGGDGPDSLIVIGYPESGIQLFRDYYSASDGSESILVPDGLQDGSMPAQVGNDMANVTGTAPAAGGPNQDAFNQLFQDEYNAAPSVFTSQSYDSVALLILANAAAGENSGPAIRDQLRRIANPGGEEFGPQNFVEAVEAAANGDDINFQGASSATNFDEKGDPASAAYAIWEFAGQSSQETSTLETQSFEGDSPEGAGDSADSAPGGLGREVSVGILLPETGDLASVGQPMIRAAQIPVKQVNDAGIDLSVNAQIEDTQTSPDSGVAAANSLVSAGVPAVCGSASSGVNVPVSQQAFIPNEVVGCSPSSTALSVSNLDDNDFIFRTAPSDFLQGRVMAQVASQRLGASSAATLYVNNDYGQQLSERFAEVFESEFDGTVTNQVSFNIGESSYSSVIDTALGN
- a CDS encoding CBS domain-containing protein, with the protein product MNTDVTVSDAMEREFVGVSESDSVRAAAELMFEEDADCIVVLRGNQPVGVVSSRTALGVVLNEGADTPVSAVMTDPEPTVESEMALVVAEDRMRSEATPWALVVDNGELVGLLTERDVLMAATLTQEEMRAEGQDRPPADGPEFGDTGGPPNAETNGGIDAEAYSSQSICEVCGSLARTLSNVNGQLVCSDCREV
- the udk gene encoding uridine kinase; translation: MTIPSFVIGIAGGTGAGKTTVSRLITESVGESVTRIPLDNYYEDLSHLEFEERTEVNYDHPSAFEWELLREQLRLLTEGQPVEMPQYDFEAHNRKDERVTVAPTDVIILEGILSLYDEEVNEMMDLRLYVETDADVRILRRIDRDVVERGRDLEGVIDQYLSTVKPMHEQFIEPTKKHADLIIPEGANSVAVNLLEEKVRAEVTGDVARDWERETFDREVSDAVTLSESEP
- a CDS encoding DUF5785 family protein, whose translation is MDWPHDPDGEQGSEGRRKYGHAVIAKKIDEDEDFPLNRDEFVAEYGDDPIRLDYERVVALRDVFAHVDQEEFSDFVDFHRAVGRAMRDNGLWFYEGAENFTRSRS